In Pyrus communis chromosome 8, drPyrComm1.1, whole genome shotgun sequence, one genomic interval encodes:
- the LOC137741510 gene encoding uncharacterized protein: MRDIVSCFNENAVNVSHPSCSSYANTACVSPNLTPSVQNAVSCVYRITLSSAQKQLMVTVSWCKNHYVQGLTIKLADDPSAASFKLNTNSRIFRKKKGTKVIESDKSRMEIFWDLSRAKYDVSGPEPVEGFYILVLVDSEIGLVLGDMAEEAVSKKFKTSSVAKACLVSRQENCSGNALYSTRAQFCDTGIAHDILIKCSGENEGLKHPVLSVCIDKKTVIRVKRLQWNFRGNQTIFVDGLLVDLMWDVHNWFFNPSSRYAVFMFRTRSGMDSRLWLEEKMVHKEQDKVEFSLLMYACKSS, translated from the coding sequence ATGAGAGACATAGTTTCTTGTTTCAATGAAAATGCAGTGAACGTGTCTCATCCTTCATGTTCTAGCTATGCAAACACTGCTTGTGTTTCTCCAAACTTAACTCCTTCAGTCCAAAATGCAGTCTCGTGTGTCTACAGAATCACTCTCTCCTCCGCTCAAAAGCAGCTCATGGTTACAGTCTCCTGGTGCAAAAACCACTATGTACAAGGGTTGACCATTAAGCTAGCGGATGATCCATCAGCAGCATCCTTCAAGTTGAACACGAATTCGCGTATCTTCCGAAAGAAGAAAGGCACCAAAGTCATCGAATCCGATAAATCGAGGATGGAAATCTTTTGGGATCTCTCAAGAGCAAAGTATGATGTTAGTGGTCCTGAACCTGTTGAGGGATTTTACATTTTGGTCTTGGTTGATTCAGAAATAGGCCTAGTTCTAGGTGACATGGCTGAAGAAGCTGTAAGCAAGAAGTTCAAGACTAGTAGTGTTGCAAAAGCCTGTCTTGTTTCGAGGCAAGAGAATTGTTCCGGAAATGCTCTTTATTCCACAAGAGCTCAATTCTGTGACACAGGCATTGCACATGACATTTTGATAAAATGTAGTGGAGAAAATGAAGGCTTAAAACATCCGGTTTTATCTGTTTGCATTGACAAAAAGACGGTGATCCGAGTAAAGAGGCTGCAATGGAATTTTAGAGGGAATCAGACAATTTTTGTTGATGGGTTGCTTGTTGATCTGATGTGGGATGTTCACAATTGGTTCTTCAATCCTTCATCAAGGTATGCAGTGTTCATGTTCAGAACAAGAAGTGGGATGGACAGCCGATTGTGGTTGGAAGAGAAGATGGTGCACAAAGAGCAGGACAAAGTTGAATTCTCCTTGTTGATGTATGCCTGTAAGAGCTCTTAA